Proteins from a genomic interval of Enterococcus faecium:
- the rimP gene encoding ribosome maturation factor RimP, giving the protein MSSVVETVTEMVTPILDEQNFELVEVEFVKEGKSWFLRVFIDKEGGIDIEECAFVSEKLSEKLDAADPDPIPQAYFLEVSSPGAERPLKKESDYEKALGDYVHVSLYQPVDGEKQYEGFLQSFDAEQLTLKIRIKTREKELTFDRKNIAKARLAIQF; this is encoded by the coding sequence TTGAGTAGCGTCGTTGAAACAGTCACAGAAATGGTGACACCGATTTTAGATGAACAAAATTTTGAACTTGTCGAAGTCGAATTTGTAAAAGAAGGAAAAAGCTGGTTCTTACGAGTATTTATTGACAAAGAAGGCGGTATCGATATCGAAGAATGCGCCTTTGTCAGTGAGAAACTGAGTGAAAAACTTGATGCAGCAGATCCAGATCCGATTCCTCAAGCTTATTTCCTGGAGGTATCCTCCCCGGGAGCAGAGCGGCCATTGAAAAAAGAAAGCGACTATGAAAAGGCACTTGGTGATTATGTCCATGTCTCCTTATACCAACCAGTAGATGGCGAAAAACAATATGAAGGATTTCTTCAATCATTTGATGCTGAACAGCTTACATTGAAAATACGCATAAAAACACGAGAAAAAGAATTGACTTTTGACCGAAAAAATATTGCAAAAGCTCGCTTAGCTATCCAATTTTAA
- the nusA gene encoding transcription termination factor NusA: MSKEMLNALDALEAEKGISKEIVIDALEAALVSAYKRHYGQAQNVEVEFDQKKGKIHVYAVKEVTEEVMDSQLEVSLKDALLINPAYEIGDTIRFEVTPKDFGRIAAQTAKQVILQRVREAERTIIYNEFSAYEKDIMQGIVERQDKRYIYVNLGKIEAVLSKQDQMPNEFYQPHDRIKVYVSRVENTSKGPQVFVSRSHPDLLRRLFEQEVPEVYDGIVEIVSIAREAGDRSKVAVRSNDPNIDAVGTCVGPKGQRVQAIVNELKGENMDIVEWNEDPAVFIANALNPAQVMDVIFDETNPKACTVVVPDYQLSLAIGKRGQNARLAAKLTNHKIDIKSESDMTEFYENQEQQKETEELHDEAIVQSDLTDDEYETIAFNNETVEEKPEA, translated from the coding sequence ATGAGTAAAGAAATGTTAAATGCGTTAGACGCTTTAGAAGCTGAAAAAGGGATCTCAAAAGAAATCGTGATCGATGCTTTAGAAGCAGCATTGGTTTCTGCATACAAACGTCACTATGGCCAAGCACAAAACGTCGAAGTGGAATTTGATCAGAAAAAAGGAAAGATCCATGTCTATGCGGTAAAAGAAGTAACGGAAGAAGTGATGGATTCACAGTTGGAAGTCTCATTGAAAGATGCACTTTTAATCAATCCAGCATATGAGATCGGTGATACGATCCGTTTTGAAGTAACACCAAAAGATTTTGGACGGATCGCTGCGCAAACGGCTAAACAAGTTATTTTACAGCGTGTACGTGAAGCAGAAAGAACGATTATTTATAACGAATTCAGTGCTTATGAAAAAGACATCATGCAAGGAATCGTCGAACGCCAGGATAAACGTTATATTTATGTCAATCTTGGTAAAATTGAGGCAGTTCTTTCTAAACAAGATCAAATGCCAAATGAATTTTATCAACCACATGATCGAATCAAAGTTTATGTTTCCCGAGTAGAAAATACGTCTAAAGGTCCGCAAGTATTTGTTAGCCGCAGCCATCCAGACCTATTGCGTCGCTTATTTGAACAAGAAGTACCAGAAGTCTATGATGGAATCGTTGAAATTGTCAGCATCGCCCGTGAAGCTGGCGATCGTTCAAAAGTGGCAGTTCGCTCAAATGATCCAAATATCGATGCAGTCGGTACATGTGTCGGGCCAAAGGGACAACGAGTTCAAGCAATCGTCAATGAATTAAAAGGCGAAAACATGGATATCGTCGAATGGAATGAAGATCCAGCTGTATTCATCGCAAATGCATTGAATCCTGCACAAGTCATGGATGTGATCTTCGATGAGACAAATCCAAAGGCCTGCACAGTTGTCGTTCCAGACTACCAATTATCGCTAGCAATCGGTAAACGCGGACAAAATGCACGTTTAGCTGCTAAATTGACTAACCATAAAATCGATATCAAATCAGAATCTGACATGACGGAATTTTATGAAAATCAAGAACAACAAAAAGAAACAGAAGAACTGCATGATGAAGCAATCGTTCAGTCAGATTTAACAGACGATGAATATGAAACAATTGCATTCAACAATGAAACGGTCGAAGAAAAACCAGAAGCTTAA
- the rnpM gene encoding RNase P modulator RnpM, producing the protein MKQRKIPLRKSVVSGEMKPKKEMVRITRSKEGEVSIDPTGKMPGRGAYVSLEPEEVQQAWDKKILDRVLETTLTDEFYQELLDYVTHQKARKELFGK; encoded by the coding sequence ATGAAACAAAGGAAAATTCCTTTACGCAAATCCGTGGTTTCAGGTGAAATGAAACCTAAAAAAGAGATGGTCCGAATCACCCGTTCAAAAGAAGGGGAAGTATCGATCGATCCAACTGGAAAAATGCCTGGACGAGGAGCGTATGTCTCACTTGAGCCGGAAGAAGTACAACAAGCTTGGGATAAAAAAATTCTCGATCGAGTACTCGAAACAACATTAACAGATGAGTTTTATCAAGAACTTCTTGACTATGTCACTCACCAAAAAGCACGTAAAGAGTTATTTGGAAAATGA
- a CDS encoding YlxQ-related RNA-binding protein: MNTVNRQKAMNLIGLAMRAGKLITGEELTIAEIRKQKAKLVFVATDASENTRKKIKDKSSYYEVPCFELFSEAEITQMIGKPRKVFGIMDAGFAKKTKELIEG; encoded by the coding sequence ATGAATACAGTTAATCGGCAAAAAGCCATGAATCTCATCGGTCTAGCGATGCGCGCGGGAAAACTAATCACGGGTGAAGAACTGACCATTGCTGAAATCCGCAAACAAAAAGCAAAATTGGTGTTTGTGGCAACCGATGCAAGTGAGAATACAAGAAAAAAGATAAAAGATAAGAGTTCATATTATGAAGTTCCTTGCTTTGAGCTATTTTCTGAAGCAGAAATCACGCAGATGATCGGAAAACCTCGCAAGGTATTCGGAATAATGGATGCCGGATTTGCGAAGAAGACCAAGGAGCTAATTGAAGGTTAG
- the infB gene encoding translation initiation factor IF-2 translates to MGNKRIYELAKELKKSSKDVVEKAQQLGIDVKNHMGAITSSDEKKLQQAFKNPSTKQQAAQQASRKPANQQPNDQRKKETTNNQQKNKNNRSYQDRGQGSGQVNQGKKPTTNQNNTGNTSSQNRQGTSQGGNQNRTNNNNKPNNNNRGKFNNNNRNRYNKKGKKGKQQQSTKPAVPPRKFRELPDVLEYTEGMNVADIAKKIHREPAEIIKKLFMLGVMVNQNQALDKDTIELLATDYGMEPQEKVQVDIADIDKFFEAEEVDPDKLVSRPPVVTIMGHVDHGKTTLLDTLRHSRVTSGEAGGITQHIGAYQIDIDGKPITFLDTPGHAAFTSMRARGASITDITILVVAADDGVMPQTVEAINHAKAAGVPIIVAVNKIDKPGANPQHVMQELSEYELIPEAWGGETIFVEISAKFGQNIEELLEMILLVAEVEDLKADPTQRAIGTVIEARLDKGKGPVSTLLVQEGTLHVGDPIVVGNTYGRVRVMTNDLGRRDKEAGPATPVEITGLNDVPQAGDRFVVFEDEKTARAAGEERAKRALLENRAATSRVTLDNLFESLKEGELKEVNVIIKADVQGSAEALAASLKKIDVEGVRVKIVHSAVGAINESDVTLAAASNAIIIGFNVRPTPQAKVQADTEEVDIRLHRIIYKAIEEIETAMKGMLDPEFEEKITGQMIVRETFKVSKVGTIAGAYVTEGYIRRDSGVRVIRDGIVIYEGQLASLKRFKDDVKEVKMGYECGAMIEKFNDIKVDDVIEGFIMEEVKND, encoded by the coding sequence ATGGGCAACAAAAGAATCTATGAATTAGCAAAAGAACTCAAAAAATCTAGTAAAGACGTCGTGGAAAAAGCACAACAACTTGGCATCGATGTGAAAAACCATATGGGTGCGATTACTAGCAGTGATGAGAAGAAATTGCAACAAGCGTTCAAAAACCCAAGCACGAAACAACAAGCTGCACAACAAGCAAGCAGAAAACCAGCCAATCAACAGCCGAACGATCAACGTAAAAAAGAAACAACGAACAATCAACAAAAAAATAAAAATAACCGCAGTTATCAAGATCGCGGTCAAGGGAGCGGTCAAGTGAATCAAGGAAAAAAACCAACAACAAACCAAAATAATACGGGAAATACCAGCAGCCAAAATCGTCAAGGAACGAGCCAAGGCGGCAATCAAAACCGTACTAACAATAACAACAAACCAAACAATAACAATCGCGGCAAATTTAATAATAATAACCGTAATCGTTATAATAAAAAAGGTAAAAAAGGCAAACAGCAACAATCAACTAAACCAGCTGTACCACCACGCAAATTCCGTGAATTGCCAGATGTATTAGAGTATACTGAAGGTATGAACGTAGCAGATATTGCGAAAAAAATTCATCGTGAGCCAGCAGAAATCATTAAAAAATTATTTATGCTTGGTGTCATGGTCAATCAAAACCAAGCACTGGATAAAGATACGATTGAACTGTTAGCGACGGACTATGGCATGGAACCACAAGAAAAAGTCCAAGTTGACATTGCTGATATCGATAAATTCTTCGAGGCAGAAGAAGTCGATCCAGATAAATTAGTCTCACGTCCGCCAGTAGTAACGATTATGGGACACGTAGACCACGGGAAAACAACCTTATTGGATACATTGCGCCATTCACGTGTAACAAGCGGCGAAGCCGGCGGAATCACACAGCATATCGGTGCCTACCAGATCGATATTGATGGTAAACCAATCACTTTCTTGGATACACCAGGACATGCGGCCTTTACAAGTATGCGTGCACGTGGAGCAAGTATCACAGATATCACGATCTTAGTTGTTGCTGCAGATGATGGCGTCATGCCACAAACAGTTGAAGCAATCAACCATGCCAAAGCTGCAGGCGTTCCAATCATCGTCGCTGTAAATAAAATTGATAAACCAGGTGCAAATCCTCAGCATGTTATGCAAGAATTAAGTGAGTATGAATTAATTCCTGAAGCATGGGGTGGAGAAACGATTTTTGTTGAGATCTCAGCGAAATTCGGCCAAAACATCGAAGAATTGCTGGAAATGATCCTGTTAGTCGCAGAAGTAGAAGATTTAAAAGCAGATCCAACACAACGCGCAATCGGAACAGTGATCGAAGCACGTCTTGATAAAGGTAAAGGTCCTGTGTCAACCTTACTTGTCCAAGAAGGAACACTTCACGTTGGTGACCCAATCGTTGTCGGTAATACTTACGGACGTGTCCGTGTAATGACAAACGATCTTGGCCGTCGCGATAAAGAAGCAGGGCCTGCAACGCCAGTAGAAATCACTGGCTTGAATGATGTACCTCAAGCAGGTGACCGTTTCGTAGTCTTCGAAGACGAAAAGACAGCACGTGCAGCGGGTGAAGAACGCGCAAAACGTGCATTATTGGAAAACCGTGCTGCCACAAGCCGTGTGACTTTGGACAACTTATTTGAAAGCCTGAAAGAAGGCGAATTGAAAGAAGTTAACGTAATCATCAAAGCAGATGTACAAGGTTCAGCAGAAGCACTGGCTGCATCATTGAAGAAGATTGATGTGGAAGGTGTCCGTGTAAAAATCGTCCATTCAGCTGTCGGAGCAATCAATGAAAGTGATGTAACCTTAGCAGCAGCCAGCAACGCTATTATCATCGGTTTCAACGTTCGTCCTACACCGCAGGCAAAAGTGCAAGCTGATACTGAAGAAGTCGATATTCGTCTTCACCGTATCATCTATAAAGCCATCGAAGAAATCGAAACTGCGATGAAAGGGATGCTAGACCCTGAATTTGAAGAAAAAATCACCGGTCAAATGATCGTTCGTGAAACCTTCAAAGTTTCTAAAGTTGGTACGATTGCAGGTGCCTATGTAACAGAAGGATATATTCGTAGAGATAGCGGTGTCCGTGTAATCCGTGACGGAATCGTAATCTATGAAGGCCAACTTGCAAGTCTGAAACGATTCAAAGATGACGTGAAAGAAGTCAAAATGGGTTATGAATGTGGTGCGATGATTGAAAAATTCAATGACATCAAAGTAGATGACGTAATTGAAGGATTTATCATGGAAGAAGTCAAAAATGACTAA
- the rbfA gene encoding 30S ribosome-binding factor RbfA has translation MANYRDRRVGQEILKEVNDILRKKVRDPRVENVTITDVKVTGDLQQATIYYSILSDLASDKKKAQDGLNKASGLIRRELGHNLSIYKTPELFFELDESVVYGNHIDELLRDLNKD, from the coding sequence ATGGCTAACTACCGTGATCGCCGAGTCGGTCAAGAAATCTTAAAAGAAGTCAATGATATTTTGCGCAAAAAGGTCCGTGACCCTCGTGTGGAGAACGTAACGATCACAGATGTGAAAGTTACGGGGGACTTACAGCAAGCAACGATCTATTACAGCATTTTATCTGACTTAGCATCAGATAAGAAAAAAGCACAAGATGGATTGAATAAAGCATCAGGATTGATTCGTCGAGAGTTAGGGCACAATCTAAGTATTTATAAGACACCTGAATTGTTCTTTGAACTTGATGAATCAGTTGTCTATGGGAACCATATCGATGAATTGCTTCGCGACTTGAACAAAGACTAA